The Kitasatospora setae KM-6054 genome contains a region encoding:
- a CDS encoding TatD family hydrolase, producing MAASKGKKEQDRTPPPLPEPLAVPVADSHTHLDMQSGTPAEGLARAAAVGVTTVVQVGCDVPGSRWAADLAAEHEQVHAAVALHPNEAPRIFLGDPDGWSGQRRTPGGQDALDEALAEIDRLAALPHVLAVGETGLDYFRTGPEGVDLQKESFRRHIEIAKRHGKALVIHDRDAHQDVIALLLEEGAPERTVFHCYSGDAAMARTCAEHGWYLSFAGPVTYKANHALREALTATPLDRVLIETDAPFLTPHPYRGRPNAPYLIPVTLRAMADHLALGEDELATAIAANTARAFGY from the coding sequence ATGGCCGCGAGCAAGGGCAAGAAGGAGCAGGACCGCACCCCGCCGCCGCTCCCCGAGCCGCTGGCCGTCCCGGTCGCCGACTCGCACACCCACCTCGACATGCAGTCCGGAACCCCCGCCGAGGGCCTGGCCCGGGCCGCCGCCGTCGGCGTCACCACCGTCGTCCAGGTCGGCTGCGACGTGCCCGGCTCGCGCTGGGCCGCCGACCTGGCCGCCGAGCACGAGCAGGTGCACGCCGCCGTCGCCCTGCACCCCAACGAGGCGCCCCGGATCTTCCTCGGCGACCCCGACGGCTGGTCCGGGCAGCGGCGGACCCCCGGCGGGCAGGACGCCCTCGACGAGGCGCTCGCCGAGATCGACCGGCTCGCCGCCCTCCCGCACGTCCTCGCCGTCGGCGAGACCGGCCTCGACTACTTCCGCACCGGCCCCGAGGGCGTCGACCTGCAGAAGGAGTCCTTCCGCCGGCACATCGAGATCGCCAAACGGCACGGCAAGGCCCTGGTCATCCACGACCGCGACGCCCACCAGGACGTCATCGCCCTCCTCCTCGAAGAGGGCGCCCCCGAACGCACCGTCTTCCACTGCTACTCCGGCGACGCCGCGATGGCCCGCACCTGCGCCGAACACGGCTGGTACCTCTCCTTCGCCGGCCCCGTCACCTACAAGGCCAACCACGCCCTGCGCGAAGCCCTCACCGCCACCCCCCTCGACCGCGTCCTGATCGAGACCGACGCCCCCTTCCTCACCCCGCACCCCTACCGCGGCCGCCCCAACGCCCCGTACCTGATCCCGGTCACCCTGCGCGCGATGGCCGACCACCTGGCGCTCGGCGAGGACGAGTTGGCGACGGCGATCGCGGCGAACACGGCCCGGGCCTTCGGCTACTGA
- a CDS encoding Uma2 family endonuclease, which produces MNAPARGWTGEEIGDTEFPFSWELVDGLVTPVPLHDWWHDRVRDSLNAAVRPQAVEPVSVIGPTTLVFDPCNWVRPDMVVYDASGLDVRTTVTLPLRSVLLTVEVVVPATRSTDRFRKPAQYAGGGVPSYWRVERGDDDVPVVHEFRLDPEQGVHLPVAVHEGSLRTELPFPVEIDLKRLVRR; this is translated from the coding sequence ATGAACGCGCCCGCGCGTGGCTGGACCGGCGAAGAGATCGGCGACACCGAGTTCCCGTTCAGCTGGGAGCTGGTGGACGGGCTGGTCACCCCGGTGCCCTTGCACGACTGGTGGCACGACCGCGTTCGAGACTCGTTGAACGCGGCGGTTCGCCCGCAGGCGGTGGAGCCGGTGTCAGTGATCGGCCCCACCACGCTGGTGTTCGATCCGTGCAACTGGGTCCGGCCCGACATGGTGGTGTACGACGCATCGGGCCTTGACGTCCGCACCACTGTCACCCTGCCGCTGAGGTCGGTGCTGCTCACCGTGGAGGTCGTGGTCCCGGCCACCCGATCCACCGACCGCTTCCGCAAACCGGCGCAGTACGCCGGAGGCGGCGTCCCGTCCTACTGGCGCGTCGAGCGCGGGGACGACGACGTCCCCGTCGTGCACGAGTTCCGGCTCGACCCGGAGCAGGGCGTCCACCTCCCCGTCGCCGTGCACGAAGGGTCGCTCCGCACCGAGCTGCCGTTCCCCGTCGAGATCGATCTGAAGCGGCTCGTCAGGCGCTGA
- the rsmA gene encoding 16S rRNA (adenine(1518)-N(6)/adenine(1519)-N(6))-dimethyltransferase RsmA has product MSTTEPTSDGHLLGAADIRALAEAFGVKPTKQRGQNFVIDGNTVRRIVRAAGVTDEDAVVEVGPGLGSLTLALLEVARHVTAVEIDPVLARHLPDTVRGRMPAKADSFDLVLSDAMEVTELPGPAPTALVANLPYNVAVPVLLHMLEHFPSIERTLVMVQSEVADRLAAKPGNKVYGVPSVKANWYADVKRAGAIGRNVFWPAPNVDSGLVSLVRRDPPATTATRREVFAVVDAAFAQRRKTLRAALAGWAGSPAAAEEALRGAGIDHTLRGEMLTVEQFAAIAEHKPKTTEEH; this is encoded by the coding sequence GTGAGCACCACCGAACCCACCTCCGACGGCCACCTGCTGGGGGCCGCCGACATCCGCGCGCTGGCCGAGGCGTTCGGCGTGAAGCCGACCAAGCAGCGCGGGCAGAACTTCGTCATCGACGGGAACACCGTGCGGCGGATCGTCCGGGCGGCGGGGGTGACGGACGAGGACGCCGTGGTCGAGGTCGGGCCGGGGCTCGGGTCGCTGACGCTGGCGCTGCTGGAGGTGGCGCGGCACGTCACGGCGGTGGAGATCGACCCGGTGCTGGCGCGGCACCTGCCGGACACCGTGCGGGGGCGGATGCCCGCCAAGGCCGACAGCTTCGACCTGGTGCTCAGCGACGCGATGGAGGTCACCGAGCTGCCCGGACCGGCGCCGACCGCGCTGGTCGCGAACCTGCCGTACAACGTCGCCGTGCCGGTGCTGCTGCACATGCTGGAGCACTTCCCGAGCATCGAGCGCACCCTGGTGATGGTGCAGAGCGAGGTCGCCGACCGGCTCGCCGCCAAGCCCGGCAACAAGGTGTACGGCGTCCCGTCGGTGAAGGCCAACTGGTACGCGGACGTGAAGCGCGCCGGGGCGATCGGACGGAACGTGTTCTGGCCCGCGCCGAACGTCGACTCCGGCCTGGTCTCGCTGGTCCGCCGCGACCCGCCGGCCACCACCGCCACCCGGCGCGAGGTGTTCGCCGTCGTGGACGCCGCCTTCGCCCAGCGCCGCAAGACCCTGCGCGCCGCGCTGGCCGGCTGGGCCGGCTCCCCCGCCGCCGCCGAGGAGGCGCTGCGCGGCGCCGGGATCGACCACACGCTGCGCGGCGAGATGCTCACCGTCGAGCAGTTCGCCGCGATCGCCGAGCACAAGCCGAAGACCACCGAGGAGCACTGA
- a CDS encoding 4-(cytidine 5'-diphospho)-2-C-methyl-D-erythritol kinase — protein sequence MVTVRVPAKVNVQLGVGGVRPDGYHDLANVFFAVALGDQVTATPGTGVTLSCDGPDAAAVPLDDSNLAARAARLLAARHGLAEPGVHLHIDKAIPVAGGMAGGSADGAAALLACDALWGLDTPLPVLLELAAELGSDVPFALLGGVALGRGRGELLEPLPVAGTFHWVFAVADGGLSTPAVFRECDRLREESGLGSSIDQVPTPDADPALLAALADGDPVALAAALANDLQAAAVSLRPSLADTLHAGTEAGALAALVSGSGPTCAFLAKDADAAAHIAAALRASGTCRTAHPTHGPVPGARVVHTSA from the coding sequence ATGGTCACGGTCCGGGTCCCCGCCAAGGTCAACGTGCAGCTCGGCGTCGGCGGGGTCCGCCCCGACGGCTACCACGACCTGGCGAACGTCTTCTTCGCCGTCGCCCTCGGCGACCAGGTCACCGCCACCCCCGGCACGGGCGTCACGCTCAGCTGCGACGGCCCCGACGCCGCCGCCGTCCCGCTCGACGACAGCAACCTGGCCGCCCGCGCCGCCCGGCTGCTCGCCGCCCGCCACGGCCTCGCCGAACCCGGCGTGCACCTGCACATCGACAAGGCCATCCCGGTGGCCGGCGGGATGGCCGGCGGCAGCGCGGACGGCGCCGCCGCGCTGCTCGCCTGCGACGCGCTGTGGGGCCTGGACACCCCGCTGCCCGTCCTGCTGGAACTGGCCGCCGAACTCGGCTCCGACGTCCCGTTCGCGCTGCTCGGCGGCGTCGCGCTGGGCCGCGGCCGGGGCGAGCTGCTGGAGCCGCTGCCGGTCGCCGGGACGTTCCACTGGGTGTTCGCGGTCGCCGACGGCGGCCTCTCCACCCCGGCGGTCTTCCGCGAGTGCGACCGGCTGCGCGAGGAGTCCGGCCTCGGCTCCTCGATCGACCAGGTCCCCACCCCCGACGCCGACCCGGCGCTGCTCGCCGCCCTCGCCGACGGCGACCCCGTCGCGCTGGCCGCCGCCCTCGCCAACGACCTCCAGGCCGCCGCCGTCTCGCTGCGCCCCTCCCTCGCCGACACCCTGCACGCCGGCACCGAGGCGGGCGCGCTGGCCGCCCTGGTCTCCGGCTCCGGCCCGACCTGCGCCTTCCTCGCCAAGGACGCCGACGCCGCCGCCCACATCGCCGCCGCCCTCCGCGCCTCCGGCACCTGCCGCACCGCCCACCCCACCCACGGCCCGGTCCCGGGCGCCCGGGTGGTCCACACCTCTGCTTGA
- a CDS encoding aldo/keto reductase yields MRKRTIGTDPRTRREVSVLSLGAMLFGTLTDEATSFAVLDRYVAAGGNFIDTSNNYAYWQDDSQGGASEELLGRWRASRGITDEVVIATKLGARPKAPGTGFVENGEGLSAEVIRASSEASRKRLGVEKLDLLYAHVEDRTVSPAETVEAFGALVREGTVGLLGVSNHWSWRVERARNLAARAGLPGYEVLQYGHTYLRRRGDLPGLTCADGDQAAVQGDLVTYLKESPELTLVAYSPLLGGGYVRADKPLGPSFDHAGTPARLAALDTVAKQTGATRNQVVLAWLLGGELPAIPLVGASSVAQLDESLAALDLELTAEQRALLDQAR; encoded by the coding sequence ATGCGCAAGCGCACCATCGGAACCGATCCGCGCACCCGTCGCGAGGTCAGCGTGCTGAGCCTGGGGGCGATGCTGTTCGGCACGCTCACCGACGAGGCGACCTCGTTCGCCGTGCTGGACCGGTACGTGGCGGCGGGCGGCAACTTCATCGACACCTCGAACAACTACGCGTACTGGCAGGACGACAGCCAGGGCGGCGCCAGCGAGGAGCTGCTCGGGCGGTGGCGGGCCAGCCGCGGGATCACCGACGAGGTGGTGATCGCGACCAAGCTCGGGGCCCGGCCGAAGGCGCCCGGCACCGGGTTCGTCGAGAACGGCGAGGGCCTGTCGGCGGAGGTGATCCGGGCGTCCTCGGAGGCCAGCCGGAAACGGCTCGGGGTGGAGAAGCTCGACCTGCTGTACGCGCACGTCGAGGACCGGACGGTGTCGCCGGCCGAGACGGTCGAGGCGTTCGGCGCGCTGGTGCGGGAGGGGACGGTCGGGCTGCTGGGCGTCTCCAACCACTGGTCGTGGCGGGTCGAGCGGGCCCGGAACCTCGCCGCGCGGGCCGGGCTCCCGGGGTACGAGGTGCTCCAGTACGGGCACACCTACCTGCGGCGGCGCGGCGACCTGCCCGGCCTGACCTGCGCGGACGGCGACCAGGCCGCCGTCCAGGGCGACCTGGTCACCTACCTCAAGGAGAGCCCCGAGCTCACCCTGGTCGCGTACTCCCCGCTGCTCGGCGGCGGCTACGTCCGGGCCGACAAGCCGCTCGGCCCGTCCTTCGACCACGCGGGCACCCCGGCCCGCCTCGCCGCGCTCGACACCGTGGCGAAGCAGACCGGTGCCACCCGCAACCAGGTGGTGCTGGCCTGGCTGCTCGGCGGCGAACTGCCGGCGATCCCGCTGGTCGGCGCGTCCTCGGTGGCGCAGCTGGACGAGAGCCTGGCCGCGCTGGACCTGGAACTGACCGCCGAGCAGCGCGCGCTGCTGGACCAGGCCCGGTAG
- a CDS encoding ABC-F family ATP-binding cassette domain-containing protein: protein MAVNLATIESVTKVYGTRALLDGVSLGVSEGDRIGVVGRNGDGKTTLIRMLAKLEEPDSGRITHSGGLQLAVLTQHDSLDPEATIRHEVIAGRADHEWLGDARIRDIIQGLFGGLDLPGFADGLDTVIGPLSGGERRRIALAKLLLGEPDLVVLDEPTNHLDVEGIAWLAKHLQNRRSALVCVTHDRWFLDQVCTRMWDVQRGEVREYEGGYSDYVFARAERSRIEATEEQKRQNLARKELAWLRRGAPARTSKPRYRIEAANALIADVPEPRDKSELMKFANARLGRTVFDLEDVTVKAGDKLLLERLTWQLGPGDRIGLLGVNGAGKTSLLRAMQAAYATEGDVQPAGGVIKVGKTVRLAYLSQEVAELDPTTRVLQAVEQVRGRVDLGKGREMSAGQLCEQFGFGKDKQWTPVGDLSGGERRRLQLLRLLMDEPNVLFLDEPTNDLDIETLNQLEDLLDGWPGSMVVISHDRFFVERTTDTAYALLGDRRMRMLPGGVDEYLERRTAMAEAAAASAAAQLPAAPETSGLSAGDLRAAKKELQKLERQIAKLDEQESKLHAQLAEHAADFSKVAELDAKLRKVREEKEELELSWLELAEQV, encoded by the coding sequence GTGGCCGTCAACCTCGCCACCATCGAGTCCGTCACCAAGGTGTACGGCACCAGGGCCCTGCTGGACGGGGTCAGCCTCGGCGTCAGCGAGGGCGACCGGATCGGTGTGGTGGGCCGCAACGGTGACGGCAAGACGACGCTGATCCGGATGCTCGCCAAGCTGGAGGAGCCGGACAGCGGGCGGATCACCCACTCCGGCGGGCTGCAGCTGGCCGTGCTGACCCAGCACGACTCGCTGGACCCCGAGGCCACCATCCGGCACGAGGTGATCGCCGGCCGGGCCGACCACGAGTGGCTGGGCGACGCCCGGATCCGCGACATCATCCAGGGCCTGTTCGGCGGCCTCGACCTGCCCGGGTTCGCCGACGGCCTGGACACCGTGATCGGCCCGCTCTCCGGCGGCGAGCGCCGCCGGATCGCGCTCGCCAAGCTGCTGCTCGGCGAGCCCGACCTGGTGGTGCTGGACGAGCCCACCAACCACCTCGACGTCGAGGGCATCGCCTGGCTCGCCAAGCACCTGCAGAACCGCCGCTCCGCGCTGGTCTGCGTCACCCACGACCGCTGGTTCCTGGACCAGGTCTGCACCCGGATGTGGGACGTCCAGCGCGGCGAGGTCCGCGAGTACGAGGGCGGCTACTCGGACTACGTGTTCGCCCGCGCCGAGCGCTCCCGGATCGAGGCCACCGAGGAGCAGAAGCGGCAGAACCTGGCCCGCAAGGAGCTGGCCTGGCTGCGCCGCGGCGCCCCCGCCCGCACCTCCAAGCCGCGCTACCGGATCGAGGCCGCGAACGCGCTGATCGCGGACGTGCCGGAGCCGCGCGACAAGTCCGAGCTGATGAAGTTCGCCAACGCCCGGCTCGGCCGCACCGTCTTCGACCTGGAGGACGTGACCGTCAAAGCCGGCGACAAGCTGCTGTTGGAGCGCCTCACCTGGCAGCTCGGCCCCGGCGACCGGATCGGCCTGCTCGGCGTCAACGGCGCCGGCAAGACCTCGCTGCTGCGGGCGATGCAGGCCGCGTACGCCACCGAGGGCGACGTGCAGCCGGCCGGCGGCGTGATCAAGGTCGGCAAGACCGTCCGGCTGGCGTACCTCTCGCAGGAGGTCGCCGAGCTGGACCCGACCACCCGCGTCCTCCAGGCCGTCGAGCAGGTCCGCGGCCGGGTCGACCTCGGCAAGGGCCGGGAGATGAGCGCCGGGCAGCTGTGCGAGCAGTTCGGCTTCGGCAAGGACAAGCAGTGGACGCCGGTCGGCGACCTCTCCGGCGGCGAGCGCCGCCGGCTCCAGCTGCTGCGGCTGCTGATGGACGAGCCGAACGTGCTGTTCCTCGACGAGCCCACCAACGACCTCGACATCGAGACCCTCAACCAGCTGGAGGACCTGCTCGACGGCTGGCCCGGCTCGATGGTCGTGATCAGCCACGACCGGTTCTTCGTCGAGCGCACCACCGACACCGCGTACGCGCTGCTCGGCGACCGCCGGATGCGGATGCTCCCGGGCGGCGTCGACGAGTACCTGGAGCGCCGCACCGCGATGGCCGAGGCCGCCGCCGCGAGCGCCGCCGCCCAGCTGCCGGCCGCGCCGGAGACCTCCGGCCTGTCGGCGGGCGACCTGCGGGCCGCGAAGAAGGAGCTGCAGAAGCTGGAGCGGCAGATCGCCAAGCTGGACGAGCAGGAGTCCAAGCTGCACGCCCAACTCGCCGAGCACGCCGCCGACTTCTCCAAGGTCGCCGAGCTGGACGCGAAGCTGCGCAAGGTCCGGGAGGAGAAGGAGGAGCTGGAGCTGTCCTGGCTGGAGCTGGCCGAGCAGGTCTGA
- a CDS encoding FUSC family protein, translating into MPAPGRSRASGDPSAWWALALRPTRPAVPWALMARAALGMAVPLGLGLLFDRLSLGVFAALGAMHATMNDRVEPLRLRAPRIALALAASATGMLIGAELQHRGAGGLETGLALTAVGFAGGALSATGPRGSAAGMLLLVSASLGGGMALPHPWWAAPAMMPCGAALVLLLGVRYRTDVRSDPRTRALAEVYLALGGLLTALGTPDGAAARRLLTGRLNQMQDLLPPPRPGRRESARLHWLRRSYEAALGATEAAAGLLWAWRPVPPEVAALPARLAAQITGGPEPGYPHWRPDTPSRTAFDTALRAAADTVAGRWAPLDTAVPPPPDPWRLRVRLLSRGSVRYGLRVALCVAVAEAAVNGLTLSRSYWVPMTVAFVLKPDLGSVFQRAVSRALGTVLGIAVTAVLLAVTTDSWALSLAVALCVALLPYSAAVHYGVNTIVMTPVALLLVQLGGESGAAEFWPRVLDTALGSGIVLLFGYLLWPERPSHRIEPGIVTAAAAVRAYLAAVARVEPVAEVWLRRTAYRALADARQQVNLGLAEPPPAGRLAEQWVPATAALERLSGAVAAYAAQLRYGGRRPEPEVIERVLDSLDRLTGAARAHRPPAGLAARPTGPHDPERSALARAADELDVLLG; encoded by the coding sequence GTGCCAGCCCCCGGCCGCAGCCGTGCTTCCGGCGACCCCTCCGCCTGGTGGGCGCTGGCCCTGCGGCCGACCCGGCCGGCCGTGCCGTGGGCGCTGATGGCGCGGGCGGCGCTGGGGATGGCGGTGCCGCTGGGGCTCGGGCTGCTGTTCGACCGGCTGTCGCTGGGGGTGTTCGCGGCGCTGGGCGCGATGCACGCGACGATGAACGACCGGGTGGAGCCGCTGCGGCTGCGGGCGCCCCGGATCGCCCTCGCGCTGGCCGCCTCGGCGACCGGCATGCTGATCGGCGCGGAGCTCCAGCACCGGGGCGCGGGCGGGCTGGAGACCGGGCTGGCACTGACCGCGGTGGGCTTCGCCGGCGGGGCGCTGTCGGCGACCGGGCCGCGCGGCTCGGCGGCCGGGATGCTGCTGCTGGTCTCGGCCTCGCTGGGCGGCGGGATGGCGCTGCCGCACCCGTGGTGGGCGGCGCCCGCGATGATGCCGTGCGGCGCCGCGCTGGTCCTGCTGCTGGGGGTGCGCTACCGCACCGACGTCCGCTCGGACCCGCGGACCCGGGCGCTGGCCGAGGTCTACCTGGCGCTCGGCGGCCTGCTGACCGCCCTCGGCACCCCGGACGGCGCGGCCGCCCGCCGACTGCTCACCGGCCGGCTCAACCAGATGCAGGACCTGCTGCCGCCGCCCCGCCCGGGCCGCCGCGAGTCGGCCCGGCTGCACTGGCTGCGCCGCTCGTACGAGGCCGCGCTGGGCGCCACCGAGGCGGCGGCCGGGCTGCTGTGGGCCTGGCGGCCGGTCCCGCCGGAGGTGGCCGCGCTGCCGGCCCGGCTGGCCGCGCAGATCACCGGCGGCCCCGAGCCCGGGTACCCGCACTGGCGGCCCGACACGCCGTCCCGGACGGCGTTCGACACCGCGCTGCGGGCCGCCGCCGACACCGTCGCGGGCCGCTGGGCGCCGCTGGACACCGCCGTCCCGCCGCCGCCGGACCCGTGGCGGCTGCGGGTGCGGCTGCTGTCCCGCGGCTCGGTGCGCTACGGGCTGCGGGTGGCGCTGTGCGTGGCGGTCGCCGAGGCGGCGGTGAACGGGCTGACGCTGAGCCGCAGTTACTGGGTGCCGATGACGGTGGCGTTCGTCCTCAAGCCGGACCTCGGCTCGGTGTTCCAGCGGGCGGTCAGCCGGGCGCTCGGGACGGTGCTGGGCATCGCGGTGACCGCGGTGCTGCTCGCGGTCACCACCGACTCCTGGGCGCTGAGCCTGGCGGTGGCGCTGTGCGTGGCGCTGCTGCCGTACTCGGCGGCCGTGCACTACGGGGTGAACACCATCGTGATGACGCCGGTCGCGCTGCTGCTGGTGCAGCTCGGCGGCGAGAGCGGCGCCGCCGAGTTCTGGCCGCGGGTGCTGGACACCGCGCTGGGCAGCGGCATCGTGCTGCTGTTCGGCTACCTGCTGTGGCCCGAGCGGCCCTCGCACCGGATCGAGCCGGGCATCGTCACCGCCGCGGCCGCCGTCCGGGCCTACCTGGCGGCGGTGGCCCGGGTCGAGCCGGTCGCCGAGGTGTGGCTGCGCCGCACCGCCTACCGGGCGCTGGCCGACGCCCGGCAGCAGGTCAACCTGGGTCTGGCCGAACCCCCGCCGGCCGGGCGGCTGGCCGAGCAGTGGGTGCCCGCCACCGCCGCGCTGGAGCGGCTCTCCGGGGCGGTCGCCGCGTACGCCGCGCAACTGCGCTACGGCGGGCGGCGGCCCGAGCCCGAGGTGATCGAACGGGTGCTGGACTCGCTGGACCGGCTCACCGGCGCCGCCCGCGCCCACCGCCCGCCGGCCGGCCTCGCCGCCCGGCCGACCGGCCCGCACGACCCGGAGCGCAGCGCGCTGGCCCGGGCCGCCGACGAGCTGGACGTGCTGCTCGGCTGA
- a CDS encoding LuxR C-terminal-related transcriptional regulator, with protein sequence MSARLVVADDHRLMAEALGSALQQRGHRVLGVGSPSAAVSELVAGRRPEVCLLGTAGGPEDPFEPLRRLRRERPEIAVVVLGPLGAPGRVAAAFAAGAAGYVRSDERIEVVDRAIARVRAGEVAVAVDVLRAAFEHLLWPVAEPDDEALRLLRLLTRREVQVLARIADGEDTAAIAAAMRIAPSTARTHVQRVLTKLGARSRLEAAALAARTGLLDQLA encoded by the coding sequence ATGAGTGCGCGGCTCGTGGTGGCGGACGACCACCGGTTGATGGCCGAGGCGCTGGGCTCGGCCCTGCAGCAGCGCGGGCACCGGGTGCTGGGCGTCGGGTCGCCGAGCGCGGCGGTGTCGGAGCTGGTGGCGGGGCGCCGCCCGGAGGTGTGCCTGCTGGGGACGGCGGGCGGGCCGGAGGATCCGTTCGAGCCGCTGCGCCGGCTGCGGCGGGAGCGGCCGGAGATCGCGGTGGTGGTGCTGGGGCCGCTGGGCGCGCCGGGGCGGGTCGCGGCGGCGTTCGCCGCGGGGGCGGCCGGCTACGTGCGCAGCGACGAGCGGATCGAGGTGGTGGACCGGGCGATCGCCCGGGTCCGGGCCGGCGAGGTGGCGGTCGCGGTGGACGTGCTGCGGGCCGCGTTCGAGCACCTGCTGTGGCCGGTGGCGGAGCCGGACGACGAGGCGCTGCGGCTGCTGCGGCTGCTGACCCGGCGGGAGGTCCAGGTGCTGGCCCGGATCGCGGACGGCGAGGACACCGCGGCGATCGCCGCCGCGATGCGGATCGCGCCGTCGACGGCCCGCACGCACGTCCAGCGGGTGCTGACCAAGCTGGGCGCGCGCTCCCGGCTGGAGGCCGCCGCGCTGGCGGCCCGGACCGGGCTGCTCGACCAACTGGCCTGA
- the galE gene encoding UDP-glucose 4-epimerase GalE: protein MGKYLVTGGAGYVGSVVAAHLLEAGHSVTVLDDLSTGFAAGVPDGAEFVRGRIQDAAEVLDPSFDGVLHFAASSQVGESVADPEKYWRNNVAGSLELVTAMRKAGVGTLVFSSTAAVYGEPEEVPIKETARTSPTNTYGATKLAVDHLITSEATAHGLAAVSLRYFNVAGAYGRFGERHEPESHLIPLVFQAALGQRPDIAVFGDDYPTPDGTCVRDYIHIADLARAHLLALAAAKPGEHLICNLGNGTGFSVREVIESVKRVTGREIPVRTAGRRPGDPAVLVAAADRAREALGWTPERPELDRIVADAWEFTLAHRA from the coding sequence ATGGGCAAGTACCTGGTCACGGGCGGAGCCGGCTACGTCGGGAGCGTGGTGGCGGCGCACCTGCTGGAGGCGGGGCACTCGGTGACGGTGCTGGACGACCTGTCGACCGGGTTCGCGGCGGGCGTGCCGGACGGCGCCGAGTTCGTCCGCGGCCGGATCCAGGACGCCGCCGAGGTGCTGGACCCGTCCTTCGACGGCGTGCTGCACTTCGCGGCCTCCTCGCAGGTCGGCGAGTCGGTGGCGGACCCGGAGAAGTACTGGCGCAACAACGTGGCCGGTTCGCTCGAACTGGTGACGGCGATGCGCAAGGCCGGCGTCGGCACGCTGGTCTTCTCCTCCACCGCCGCGGTCTACGGGGAGCCGGAGGAGGTCCCGATCAAGGAGACCGCCCGCACCTCGCCGACCAACACCTACGGCGCGACCAAGCTGGCGGTCGACCACCTGATCACCTCGGAGGCGACCGCGCACGGCCTGGCCGCCGTCAGCCTGCGCTACTTCAACGTGGCGGGCGCGTACGGGCGGTTCGGCGAGCGGCACGAGCCGGAGTCGCACCTGATCCCGCTGGTCTTCCAGGCGGCGCTCGGCCAGCGCCCCGACATCGCGGTGTTCGGCGACGACTACCCGACCCCGGACGGCACCTGCGTGCGCGACTACATCCACATCGCCGACCTGGCGCGGGCGCACCTGCTGGCGCTGGCCGCGGCCAAGCCGGGCGAGCACCTGATCTGCAACCTGGGCAACGGCACCGGCTTCTCGGTGCGCGAGGTGATCGAGTCGGTCAAGCGGGTCACCGGCCGCGAGATCCCGGTCCGGACGGCCGGGCGGCGCCCCGGCGACCCGGCCGTGCTGGTCGCCGCCGCCGACCGCGCCCGGGAGGCCCTCGGCTGGACGCCCGAGCGCCCCGAACTGGACCGGATCGTCGCCGACGCCTGGGAGTTCACCCTCGCCCACCGCGCCTGA
- a CDS encoding LuxR C-terminal-related transcriptional regulator, whose protein sequence is MGRTRVLVVDGHRIFAEALATALAAEPDVDVGAAGSAAAAERALERAVAEHRPYDVVLVDVDLGAAPPPRAQAALPAPRRTPPGSAGRSAAGPPATGVPAQAAAPPAAAPTAPSAGRPEEARSLTDGIALVARIRRAHPDVRAVLLAAADDPQRAARALQAGANGWVARESSLGALMTVVRGVRRDETHLPPALLTGVVRELTSARRDRSESERLVAALTPREEEVLRCMVAGLGRQAVAERLFLSPHTVRTHMQNVLGKLGVHSTLAAVAVARRAGIAPSEPPAPVPPPTVASTAGPGAG, encoded by the coding sequence ATGGGGCGTACGCGCGTCCTGGTGGTCGACGGCCACCGGATCTTCGCCGAGGCGCTCGCCACGGCACTGGCCGCCGAACCCGACGTGGACGTCGGGGCGGCGGGCAGCGCGGCGGCGGCCGAACGCGCACTGGAACGGGCGGTGGCCGAACACCGCCCGTACGACGTGGTGCTGGTCGACGTCGACCTGGGCGCCGCGCCGCCACCCCGCGCCCAGGCGGCGTTACCCGCGCCCCGGCGCACCCCGCCCGGGTCCGCCGGGCGCTCCGCCGCCGGGCCGCCCGCCACCGGGGTGCCCGCGCAGGCCGCCGCACCGCCGGCCGCCGCGCCCACCGCACCGTCCGCCGGCCGGCCCGAGGAGGCCAGGTCGCTGACCGACGGGATCGCCCTGGTCGCCCGGATCCGGCGGGCCCACCCCGATGTCCGGGCCGTCCTGCTGGCCGCCGCGGACGACCCGCAGCGGGCCGCCCGCGCCCTCCAGGCCGGGGCCAACGGCTGGGTGGCGCGCGAGAGTTCGCTCGGCGCGCTGATGACCGTGGTGCGCGGCGTGCGCCGGGACGAGACCCACCTGCCGCCCGCACTGCTGACCGGAGTGGTCCGGGAGCTGACCTCGGCCCGCCGGGACCGCTCGGAGAGCGAGCGGCTGGTCGCCGCCCTCACCCCGCGCGAGGAGGAGGTGCTGCGCTGCATGGTCGCCGGCCTGGGCCGGCAGGCCGTCGCCGAGCGGCTGTTCCTCTCCCCGCACACCGTCCGCACCCACATGCAGAACGTCCTGGGCAAGCTGGGCGTCCACTCGACCCTCGCGGCGGTCGCGGTCGCCCGCCGGGCCGGGATCGCGCCGTCCGAACCGCCCGCCCCCGTCCCCCCACCGACCGTGGCCTCGACCGCAGGCCCCGGCGCGGGCTGA